From the Populus nigra chromosome 13, ddPopNigr1.1, whole genome shotgun sequence genome, the window AGTATCCAGATCGTTGCAGTTGTCTGGCCATCATATGCCCACTTGCATGAGTTGCACAAATTCCTTCATGAATTTCTTGCAATGCTACCTTAGCTTCGATTTCATCTAGACATCTTAGTAAAGCCCCATTGAATGATCTTTTATATAGAATTTCTCCATCCAGGTAAAATTCCATGGCTAACCGTCTCAAGGTCTTCATATCTGCTTTAGATACCCCCAAGGGATACTCTTGATATTGGATAAACCGCTTGATGTCATAAAACCATGGGTTCCCATCTACTTCTCCTTCAATTGCACAACAATGAGCTGGAAAATTTCTAATCTCAATGCAGATTGGTTGTACCCTGATGCCGTAATCAGTTTTGGCCATAGAAGCTAAGGTTGCCAAAGCATCAGCAAACTGGTTTTTGTCTCTTCCCATATGGGTAAAATCTATCTCATCAAAACCCTCAGTCAGTTTTGAGAGATATTGTTGATAGGgtatcaatttttcttctttggtcTGCCATTCGCCTTTCACTTGACAGATTATTAACATTGAATCCCCATAGATATCAAGCTTCTTTATCTTCATCTCTAAAGCAGCTTCTAAGCCAAGGATACAAGCCTCATATTCAGCAGTATTGTTAGTACATTCAAATTGTAGCTTGATCGAGATAGGATATTGCTTCTTATCAGGTGAGATTACCACAGCCCCTGCTCCATTGCCGGATACATTCACTGCCCCATCAAAATACATGATCCACCAATCAttcttctctttgtcttcttcgACTATCAACACATCCTCATCCGGGAAGTCAAATTTCAAAGGCTCATAATCTTTGATAGCATTATCTGCTAAATGATCAGCAATTACACTTCCCTTTACAGATGTTCTTGTCTTGTATACAATGTCATACTCTGCCAACATTACTTGCCACCTTGCTATTCGGCTTGACAAGTAAGGTTTCTCAAAGATGTACTTAAGCGGATCCATTTTTGAGATCAACCAGGTGGTATAATACAACATATATTGTCGAAGACGCTTCGTACTCCACACAAGGGCACAACATAGCTTCTCAGTCATAGTATATCTGGATTCACAATCGGTAAACTTCTTACTCAGATAATAGATAGCTTGCTCCTTTCTTCCAGACTCATCCTGTTGTCCTAACACACAACCCATTGCTACCTCGGTTACTGTCAAATACAAGATCAAAGGTCTTCCAGGCACAGGTGGCACTAACAAAGGTGGATTCTGTAAGTATTGCTTTATTTTGTCAAAAGCCTCTTGACAGTCGTTGTCCCATGTACCAGGATTCTTTTTCCGAAGTAATCGAAAGATTGGCTCGCATGTTGTTGTTAACTGAGATATGAATCGAGCGATGTAGTTCAAACGTCCTAAGAAacctcttacttctttctcagTTTTAGGAATTGTCATTGCCTGAATTGCTTTCACTTTATCAGGATCGACCTCTATTCCTTTATTGCTTATCACAAATCCCAACAACTTTCCAGACTTTACCCCAAATGAGCATTTTGCAGGATTCAGCTTCAACTGATACTTCCTTAGtctatcaaataattttcttagaaCCTGAACATGATCTTCTCCGTtcttagacttggcaatcatatcatccacatacactTCAATCTCTTTATGCATCATATCATGGAAAAGCGTCACCATTGCCCTTTGATATGTGGCTCCAGCATTCTTTAATCCGAATGGCATCACTTTGTAACAAAATGTTCCCCATGGTGTGACAAAAGTGGTCTTctctttatcttcttcagccattttAATCTGGTTATACCCGGAGAATCCGTCCATGAAGGAATAAGTTGAACTCTTAGCAGCATTGTCCACCAGAACATCTATGTGAGGCaaaggaaaatcatccttgggactaGCTTTGTTTAGATCCCTGAAGTCTACACATACTCTGATTTTGTCATCCTTTTTTGGGACTACCActatgttagatacccattgaGGGTATTTAATAACTTCTAGAAAACCGGCATCCCACTGCTTCTCTATCTCTGCTTTGACCTTGAGTAGAATATCCGGGCGAGTTCTTCTCAATTTCTGCTTAACAGGTTTACATCCTTCTATCAGAGGCACTCTGTGTACTACAATATCAATGTCTAGACCAGGCATATCTGCATAAGACCAGGCAAACACATCCGTATACTCTTGTAGTAGTGCTGTTAAACTACATCTTTCTTCTGTGGTAATCAGAGTTCCAATCTTTAGCTCTCTTTTATCTTGTTCTGTGCCTACATTTATCACCTCTAATTCTTCTTTTGCAGATTTCCAAGCATGCTCGGACTGTTCTACCCGTCTAGTAAACTCTTTCATATCATCTTCATTCCATTCCTCTTCATCCATTGCAATCACATCCttatcaaagtttggccattcatttTCAATGCAATATGTTTGTGGATTTATGGAGGATTCAttttcaggattcctgaaagcggaaGGTGTTTATAGTGTAAATGCATATCTTGTAGTCAAACAAAGcaaaataagataacaaatgtTGAGGAAAATGCACGatctcaataatatttaaaagttagctcaataattataaaaagaccTTATGTTGACATCTTGAGCCAAGATTTCCAACTAGGtacaaaaacacaaagcaaactTCAAAGGAAAGCACACAAAGCACATAAAAGCGAATAGACGCTTAATCATTACTTCTTGAAAACAACTGGGGCTTCTTCAATCTCCCAATTCTGGAATACTTCATCAACTGAAAGCTTTCGCACAAAGGTATTGGTTGGAGCCTCTTCTAGAGAGTGGACAGTTAACTGAGGTAACAACTCATCTTCTTCTGTTGTTTTCGGCTCATCATTATAATTCCAGCCTTTTCCTTCACCTTCCTCTACATTGTTGATGTCCATGACGGCAAGTTTCTGTCCCAAGACTTCTATCATGTTTTCAGGTTTCATTACATATGCTGACTTTGGGAAAGAAACATGGATGGGTGGGATTacaatgtcttcttcttctggcTTTCTTCCTTCCATTCTGGCCAACCTTCTTTCTCGCTTAATCCTAGCAGCTCTCTTGTAATCATCTTTCTTAGGCTTAAAGCCAAGCCCAAACCTCTGATCAGCAGCCTTAACTTTCATCATGTTGACTCCCTTAAAACTTCCAGTAAGTGAAGCATTCTGGAATGGTAGCCCATGTTTCAAAAAACACTTAGCTATCATTCTGGAAGTATCAGAAATAATTGGTCTTCTCAGCACCGTATTCTCTGGTACCCAttcagtgttcacaatctcgAAGGCATGGAGATTTCCATCTTTGCAATCTTCTGCTTCAATATAAGGGACTGACACATTTCTTATCATGGACAAGGTTTCTTCTGCCTTAACTTTCACTAAAGTACCATTGATAATGTACTTCAGACATTGGTGTAGAGATGATGTCACAGCCCCAGAGGCGTGTATCCATGGTCTCCCCAATAACATGCTATATGAAGGATGTATATCCATTACTTGTAGGGTTACCAAAAACATCTGAGGCCCTACAAACAATTCAATGTCAATGGTCCCTATTACCTGTCTAGGGGAACCATCATATGCTCTAGCTGTCATAGTGCTTGGCCTCATATAAGTAGCATCAATTGGCATCTCATCTAGCATATGCCTTGGTAGCACATTCAGAGCTGAACCATTATCCACAAGCACTTTGCCGATCAGACAATCCTTACATTTCACGGTGATGTACAAAGGCTTGTTATGCCCAGTCCCTTCCGGGTCTAGCTCATCTTCAGTGAAGTATAAGTAATTAGAGGCTTGAATTCTTCCCACCAAATGTTCCATTGTATCCTGAGTAATATCTTGGGGCACATATGCTTCATTCAACACCTTTTGTAATGCTTTACGGTGTAATTCAGAACTCAAGATAAGTGACATTAAAGAGATTCTAGCAGGAGTTTTCTTCAACTGATCTACCACACTATACTCACTATGCTTCATCAACTTCAGAAATTCATTAGACTCATCTTCACTTATAGGTTTGTTCACTTCCATACCTTTAAAAGCATCaactatttcttttcctttagctTTCCTCTGCCTCTCCAATTCTTCTGGTGTAAAACACCGACCACTTCGAGTTAAACCACCGATTTCAGTATGGAAGATAGGAGTAGGATCcttaatgttgaaagaatatCCATAATTGTAAGGCATTGCGCCATAACTTCCACTATTTATGCACACAGGTTTAGTCAGGATTAGTTTTGGTGGACCACCCACAGTTGGTTGGAGTCTACAAACCTCCATTTTTTTCTCCTGACAGCCTATCATCCCAACTTCACTGCTTTCTTCTTCATTCTCTATCCTTATCATGCCGAAAGTCAGCATCCTTTTCACTTCCTGGTGAAATTCTTGACAATCATCAATGTGATGTCCCACCTCGCCATGAAACTTacagtaattattttcattcaTCACTGGTTCAACCTCAAGTAAATATCCAGACTGTACCATCATACCGTACAGTCTTTCCATGGAAACCCTCAAAACTCTTTCCTTCTTACCCTCTACTCCTACAGCATTTACCCCTCCACTACTTGCAGCATGATTGGGTAAAGGGTTAGAATTCACATTCGGTGCATCATCAAAAGTTATCCATCCAGCTTTTATCAATTGCAGAAGCTTGTTTTTAAATGCATTACAGCTTTCAATGTTATGCCCAGCAATGCCAGCATGATACTCACATGTCAGATCCGGCTTATACCAATTTGGGTATGGAGGTTGCAGTGGGGTTAAGGGAACAGGAGCCACTTGCCCAATACTCAACAACTTTGAATACATTTCTCCCAAGGGAAGTGGTAATGGTGGCAATCGTTCTTGGGTTCTTTGAAAGTTCCTTCTTGGAGGATTAACAATTTGGTTACTTTGTTGGTCATTTGGTGGGTTTTGTTGGTTGGTAGGGAAAGGCTTAGTGAAGTTTACACTTGCAACTTGTTGGGTAGGTATTTGAAAGTTATAATGAtggtaatttttcttcttaccCTTATACACTCCTTCCACGTTGTTCACCTCAGAATCCTTCTTTTTCCCAGTAAAGCCTTTCTTCTCAGTAGGCTCTAACATTCTCCCCATTCTTATTGcttgttctatcctctcagcGATAGTTACagcatcatagaaatgttgagcTGAACTACCCACTAGGTGTTCAAAATAAGGAGATTTAAAAGTGTTGGAAAACAAAGtgaccatttctttttctaacaaaGAGGGTTGAACATGAGATGCTTTTTCGCGCCATCTCAAAGCGTATTCTCTTACAGTCTCTTTGTTGCCTTTCTCCATGACTAACAAGCTTGACCTGTCCGGGGCTACCTCCATGTTGAATTTGTACTGCTCCACAAAAGCTTTTACCAAATCTTTCCATTTTCTGATCTTGGTATTATCTAGCCTTGTATACCAACTTAGTGCCGATCCAGAAAGACTGTCTTGAAAGAAATGGATGAGAAGTTTCTCATCATTCACTACTTCTGCCATCTTATTGCAATAAGATTTAAGATGTGTGACTGGGCATTCAGTTCCAGTATACTTGATGAATTCTGGTACCCTAAATTCTTTGGGTACAACTACATTTGGAACTAAACACATCTCTGCCGCATGAACAGGATCATATAAGTCTGCCCCTTCGACTGCCCTCAATCTGTCTTCTAGAGCGGTCAACTTCTCATAATCAACATGTTTAGAGAATTTCATCATACGTGGGTCATCAGCTGTCAAGTTTACAGTAACCGGCACTTGTGCTGGTGGAACATTGGTAGTGGACTGTTGTTCAAATAAAGAGGGATTTGCCCCTAAATTTTGAGACGTGAATACAAAAGGAGCTGCTGGCATAGATCCAGATGGAGTTGCGACTGCTGGCTGAGTAGAGGTATTTTCTATGGACTTGGATGCTAGGGCCTGCTCGAGTAGACTTGTAAGTCGTGTAATATCATTTTTCATGCTCTCCAACTCCCTTTGGTAATGAGCCTCTAGATGtgctctttcttcgttctccattatTTTCCTTCGTAGTCGAGTGTAATGAATTTTATGGTCTtttgggggacctatatttcaacctgagTGAATgcgagaaaaataaatgaaatgcaCAAATGGAATGCAAAATGTCATATGACTTAtgcatgcttgttatttgtttccaattttcttttaacttaaGGAACAGACCAGATCAgattctcttaagaaagttCTCACTGAGGACTCCAAACCTACAGGGACTTGAACCGATTTAggggagaaatttgatgccataaatcagaatcaaaataaacatttctcatgatgaaaagatgacaaactggtcttttattaatttacaaaattaaaatcgcaacaagtcaatctttccaaagccttggaccgtcatatgctgagatctcattaattccatctctgatcaaaccaaaaaactgatggaattcatttctagtcattggctcaccatctgctacttgttgggctaggcctcgtaatcctaaagcataattcttggcatcatctgcttgtacatgatagcgcatagcttcagaagcccaacgttctgcttctctttctgcattttctttttccgatgataaggtttgctcaacagaaagcaaatggtcgacatgcttatctaaattggcaatgactaaatcttgattttgatgttgctcttgaagtgatccatttttctcttccaattttaataccatttcctcagcttttgatgctcttttaacccatctcttcatgttgacatcttgcttcctcttatcttctgacaaaagtacatatttttcttgtaattgctggaactgaagttgttgatgttgtagctgagctgacaagtcatccttttcttgttgtATGATAGCCAAAGTTTTCTCTCGAACGGCGAgattagattctaactttctttttttagcccataactcttccacttcagcattcaaacttaggttataagattctTGTTGGGCGCGAACTTCTTCGTGTATGTCTTCAGCAGACTGAATCACAGACCTGGGTGGCCCTTCAAAAGGAGGAACTTTgtaccctttccctctcttcttttgccatattggatatccttcagttgtttttccttctactctcttagcagaagtaaccctaccaggatgtttccatgccttcttcactgactccaataatttctttgaggtcttgaaatcttcataaaatgttccCAGTTTGGTGGTCCTTGGAATAAACTGCTCAAATCCAAATTGTCGTAAAACCATGTTGGGACAGTAACTAATACAG encodes:
- the LOC133671509 gene encoding uncharacterized protein LOC133671509, with amino-acid sequence MENEERAHLEAHYQRELESMKNDITRLTSLLEQALASKSIENTSTQPAVATPSGSMPAAPFVFTSQNLGANPSLFEQQSTTNVPPAQVPVTVNLTADDPRMMKFSKHVDYEKLTALEDRLRAVEGADLYDPVHAAEMCLVPNVVVPKEFRVPEFIKYTGTECPVTHLKSYCNKMAEVVNDEKLLIHFFQDSLSGSALSWYTRLDNTKIRKWKDLVKAFVEQYKFNMEVAPDRSSLLVMEKGNKETVREYALRWREKASHVQPSLLEKEMVTLFSNTFKSPYFEHLVGSSAQHFYDAVTIAERIEQAIRMGRMLEPTEKKGFTGKKKDSEVNNVEGVYKGKKKNYHHYNFQIPTQQVASVNFTKPFPTNQQNPPNDQQSNQIVNPPRRNFQRTQERLPPLPLPLGEMYSKLLSIGQVAPVPLTPLQPPYPNWYKPDLTCEYHAGIAGHNIESCNAFKNKLLQLIKAGWITFDDAPNVNSNPLPNHAASSGGVNAVGVEGKKERVLRVSMERLYGMMVQSGYLLEVEPVMNENNYCKFHGEVGHHIDDCQEFHQEVKRMLTFGMIRIENEEESSEVGMIGCQEKKMEVCRLQPTVGGPPKLILTKPVCINSGSYGAMPYNYGYSFNIKDPTPIFHTEIGGLTRSGRCFTPEELERQRKAKGKEIVDAFKGMEVNKPISEDESNEFLKLMKHSEYSVVDQLKKTPARISLMSLILSSELHRKALQKVLNEAYVPQDITQDTMEHLVGRIQASNYLYFTEDELDPEGTGHNKPLYITVKCKDCLIGKVLVDNGSALNVLPRHMLDEMPIDATYMRPSTMTARAYDGSPRQVIGTIDIELFVGPQMFLVTLQVMDIHPSYSMLLGRPWIHASGAVTSSLHQCLKYIINGTLVKVKAEETLSMIRNVSVPYIEAEDCKDGNLHAFEIVNTEWVPENTVLRRPIISDTSRMIAKCFLKHGLPFQNASLTGSFKGVNMMKVKAADQRFGLGFKPKKDDYKRAARIKRERRLARMEGRKPEEEDIVIPPIHVSFPKSAYVMKPENMIEVLGQKLAVMDINNVEEGEGKGWNYNDEPKTTEEDELLPQLTVHSLEEAPTNTFVRKLSVDEVFQNWEIEEAPVVFKKNPENESSINPQTYCIENEWPNFDKDVIAMDEEEWNEDDMKEFTRRVEQSEHAWKSAKEELEVINVGTEQDKRELKIGTLITTEERCSLTALLQEYTDVFAWSYADMPGLDIDIVVHRVPLIEGCKPVKQKLRRTRPDILLKVKAEIEKQWDAGFLEVIKYPQWVSNIVVVPKKDDKIRVCVDFRDLNKASPKDDFPLPHIDVLVDNAAKSSTYSFMDGFSGYNQIKMAEEDKEKTTFVTPWGTFCYKVMPFGLKNAGATYQRAMVTLFHDMMHKEIEVYVDDMIAKSKNGEDHVQVLRKLFDRLRKYQLKLNPAKCSFGVKSGKLLGFVISNKGIEVDPDKVKAIQAMTIPKTEKEVRGFLGRLNYIARFISQLTTTCEPIFRLLRKKNPGTWDNDCQEAFDKIKQYLQNPPLLVPPVPGRPLILYLTVTEVAMGCVLGQQDESGRKEQAIYYLSKKFTDCESRYTMTEKLCCALVWSTKRLRQYMLYYTTWLISKMDPLKYIFEKPYLSSRIARWQVMLAEYDIVYKTRTSVKGSVIADHLADNAIKDYEPLKFDFPDEDVLIVEEDKEKNDWWIMYFDGAVNVSGNGAGAVVISPDKKQYPISIKLQFECTNNTAEYEACILGLEAALEMKIKKLDIYGDSMLIICQVKGEWQTKEEKLIPYQQYLSKLTEGFDEIDFTHMGRDKNQFADALATLASMAKTDYGIRVQPICIEIRNFPAHCCAIEGEVDGNPWFYDIKRFIQYQEYPLGVSKADMKTLRRLAMEFYLDGEILYKRSFNGALLRCLDEIEAKVALQEIHEGICATHASGHMMARQLQRSGYFWMTMEKDCIDYVRKCHKCQVYSDKINAPSAPLFNMTSPWPFAMWGIDVIGPINPKASNRHQFILVAIDYFTKWVEASSYAHVTQKVVKCFIEKDLICRYGSPEKIVTDNAQNFNGKIITELCVKWKIKHSNSSPYRPKMNGAVEAANKNIKKIIQKMVVTYKDWHEMLPFALHAYRTAVRTSTGATPYSLVFGMEAVMPLEIEIPSLRVLLESELEEAEWAKVRYEQLNMISEKRLAAICHHQLYQRRMAKAYDRKVRPREFKEGDLVLRKILPLPSEDRSKWAPNYEGPYVVKKAFSGGALLLTRMDGDDVSRPVNSDSVKKYYV